In Desulfobotulus pelophilus, the following proteins share a genomic window:
- a CDS encoding sensor domain-containing diguanylate cyclase, producing the protein MLSYFCQRRSLFFFLLVLAAILMASIHADQKNQQFFMDQQRRDAEIRLNILVSTALDAPFRQFETILTNLASDRRFAAFTRNPSEKDEDFVRSLWQNILVTHSSIHYLYFSTADGKLFFEPEAPLPDSYDARRRPWFRHAMLEPGTILWTHPYMEVPTNRRVVSVVRALTDPESGELLGVMGLDILLDHLHAIAGRIPIPEGGFLGILSSDGQLVASPQPEIMEALLKKPASLVALLRGETDTLHLDGQAKELIISTRTLNQPQWRIVQGIPRSPESCPGSPMRSTALILMTLLSVSYLFIHALYYRKQRQENRIFKSQIQTLREQGPSAPHPALPSDTSFTHSLCRQLALDLYQSEQKKQELETELATFIEKAPVGVFISTPEGRFTKVNSSMARILEYASPEELIHHVDDIPQKLYLDRQDRKILTNRLLSGGVQEFPIRFRKKNGTIGHASITAYATMGTDGRILAIQGFFTDMTRSHQLESHLRRLAHTDRLTGLPNRRSFMELLARETGRFCRYGNSFGLIVLNVDHFRAINARYGHGMGDKILCTLADSLSQSLRSCDTLARIDGDTFAIHLAETSAESSTGAAKRVLRLISRTVITEIPDLQLSFSSGTTSPRETLRCPDLLLQEAEARMYEAKKKGGGTLPSSLP; encoded by the coding sequence ATGCTTTCTTATTTCTGCCAACGCAGAAGCCTCTTTTTTTTCCTGCTGGTTCTGGCAGCCATTCTGATGGCATCCATCCATGCAGACCAAAAAAATCAGCAGTTCTTTATGGATCAGCAGCGGCGTGACGCAGAAATAAGGCTCAACATTCTGGTCAGCACGGCCTTGGATGCCCCCTTCCGCCAGTTTGAAACCATACTGACGAACCTGGCATCGGACAGGCGATTTGCCGCATTCACCCGGAATCCGTCTGAAAAGGATGAAGATTTCGTCCGTAGCCTGTGGCAAAATATTCTCGTCACCCACAGCAGCATCCATTATCTTTACTTCTCCACGGCTGATGGCAAGCTCTTTTTTGAACCCGAAGCTCCCCTGCCGGACAGCTATGATGCACGGAGAAGACCCTGGTTTCGCCACGCCATGCTGGAGCCAGGAACAATCCTTTGGACCCATCCATACATGGAAGTTCCTACCAACAGACGTGTGGTGAGTGTGGTCAGGGCACTAACGGATCCTGAATCCGGCGAACTGCTGGGAGTGATGGGCCTCGATATCCTCCTGGACCACCTCCATGCCATAGCCGGACGCATTCCCATACCGGAAGGAGGCTTTCTGGGAATCCTGTCTTCCGATGGTCAGCTTGTCGCCTCGCCACAACCGGAGATAATGGAAGCCCTTCTCAAAAAACCAGCCAGCCTTGTCGCCCTTCTTCGCGGAGAAACGGATACTCTCCATCTGGATGGGCAGGCAAAGGAACTCATAATCAGCACCCGCACATTGAACCAGCCCCAATGGCGGATCGTTCAGGGAATACCCCGATCCCCGGAATCCTGTCCCGGTTCGCCCATGCGTAGTACGGCACTGATTCTCATGACCCTTCTTTCCGTCTCTTATCTCTTTATCCATGCCCTGTATTACAGAAAGCAGAGGCAAGAAAACCGGATTTTTAAATCACAAATTCAGACCCTTCGGGAACAAGGGCCTTCCGCACCCCATCCCGCTTTGCCATCAGATACCTCCTTCACTCACAGTCTCTGCCGACAGCTGGCACTGGATCTCTATCAGAGTGAACAGAAAAAACAGGAACTGGAAACAGAACTGGCCACCTTTATAGAGAAAGCACCGGTGGGCGTTTTCATTTCCACTCCGGAAGGCCGTTTTACCAAAGTCAACAGCAGCATGGCCCGAATACTGGAGTATGCCTCTCCGGAAGAACTGATTCATCATGTAGATGATATTCCGCAAAAACTATACCTTGACCGTCAGGACAGGAAAATACTTACCAACAGACTTCTTTCCGGTGGTGTGCAGGAGTTCCCCATCCGCTTCAGGAAAAAAAACGGCACCATCGGCCATGCATCCATCACCGCTTACGCCACCATGGGTACTGACGGGCGTATACTTGCCATACAGGGATTCTTTACGGACATGACCCGCAGTCACCAACTGGAAAGTCACCTGCGCCGACTGGCCCACACAGACCGCCTGACCGGACTCCCCAACCGGAGATCCTTTATGGAACTTCTAGCCAGGGAAACGGGTCGTTTCTGCCGCTATGGAAACTCCTTTGGACTTATCGTTCTCAACGTAGATCATTTCCGGGCCATCAATGCCCGCTACGGCCATGGAATGGGCGATAAAATTCTCTGTACCCTTGCGGACAGCCTGAGCCAATCCCTGCGGAGCTGTGACACCCTTGCCCGCATCGATGGCGATACCTTTGCCATTCATCTTGCGGAAACCAGCGCGGAGTCGTCCACAGGAGCCGCAAAACGCGTACTCCGGCTGATCAGCCGGACAGTGATCACTGAAATTCCGGACCTGCAATTGAGTTTCAGCTCGGGCACAACAAGCCCGCGGGAAACCCTGCGCTGCCCGGATCTCTTACTGCAGGAAGCGGAAGCCCGCATGTACGAAGCCAAAAAAAAGGGAGGTGGCACCCTGCCATCCTCCCTTCCATAG